A window of Lacibacter sediminis contains these coding sequences:
- a CDS encoding NADH-quinone oxidoreductase subunit D — translation MSDVQNILLPEGSIEKQTITLNVGPTHPATHGVFQNIMEMDGERVMSAESTVGYIHRAFEKLAERRPLYQITPITDRLNYCSSPINNIGWHLTCEKLLGIQTPKRVDYLRVILMELARISDHLICNSILGVDTGAFSGFVYLMEFRELIYEIYEEICGSRLTTNIGRIGGFERNFTPVAWEKLEKFLKEYPKALKEFENLFTRNRIFIDRTVGCGPISAERALNYGFTGPNLRAAGVDYDVRVHTPYSSYEDFNFIVPVGTTGDTYDRYLVRNVEMWESLSIIEQAYQKIQDFKGADAEVYHAHVPEYYLPEKKEVYTSMEALIWHFKIIMGEIEMPKGEVYNSVEGANGELGYYFISDGGRTPYRLHFRRPCFIYYQAFEELVKGSMLSDAIVVMSSLNLIAGELDA, via the coding sequence ATGAGCGACGTTCAAAATATATTGTTACCCGAAGGTTCCATTGAGAAGCAAACCATCACACTCAATGTTGGTCCAACGCATCCTGCTACGCATGGTGTGTTTCAAAACATCATGGAAATGGATGGTGAGCGGGTGATGTCTGCTGAATCAACAGTAGGCTACATTCATCGTGCATTTGAAAAATTGGCTGAACGTCGTCCACTTTACCAGATCACACCCATTACCGATCGTTTGAATTATTGCAGCAGCCCCATCAATAATATCGGCTGGCATCTTACCTGCGAAAAATTATTAGGCATACAAACACCCAAGCGTGTTGATTACCTGCGTGTAATTCTGATGGAGCTTGCACGTATCAGTGATCACCTCATCTGTAATTCAATTCTTGGCGTTGATACCGGTGCATTCTCCGGGTTCGTTTACCTGATGGAGTTCCGTGAGTTGATCTATGAAATTTATGAAGAGATCTGCGGCAGCCGTTTAACAACAAACATTGGACGTATTGGTGGTTTCGAACGGAACTTTACACCAGTTGCGTGGGAGAAATTAGAGAAGTTCCTCAAAGAATATCCAAAGGCATTAAAAGAATTTGAAAACCTCTTTACACGCAACAGAATATTTATTGACCGTACAGTTGGTTGCGGACCCATCTCTGCAGAACGTGCATTGAACTATGGTTTCACCGGTCCGAACTTACGTGCTGCAGGTGTTGATTATGATGTGCGTGTGCACACGCCTTACTCTTCTTACGAAGATTTTAATTTTATTGTTCCTGTTGGTACAACCGGTGATACATACGATCGCTACCTCGTTCGTAACGTTGAAATGTGGGAGAGCTTAAGCATCATTGAACAGGCTTATCAAAAGATACAGGATTTTAAAGGTGCTGACGCAGAAGTGTATCATGCACATGTGCCTGAATATTATTTGCCTGAAAAGAAAGAGGTGTACACAAGTATGGAAGCACTCATCTGGCACTTCAAAATTATCATGGGTGAAATTGAAATGCCGAAAGGTGAAGTGTACAATAGTGTGGAAGGTGCCAATGGCGAGTTAGGTTATTATTTCATCAGCGATGGCGGTCGTACACCTTACCGTTTGCATTTCCGTCGTCCCTGTTTTATTTACTATCAGGCATTTGAGGAATTGGTGAAGGGAAGTATGCTGAGTGATGCCATTGTGGTGATGAGTAGTTTGAATTTGATTGCAGGAGAGTTAGACGCTTAA
- the nuoE gene encoding NADH-quinone oxidoreductase subunit NuoE produces MKFSEEQLKKVDEMISHYPEGKQKSALLPLLHFVQKENGGWLSSEAMDYAAELLKIAPIEVYEVATFYSMYNLQPVGKTIFEVCQTGPCMLRGSDGIVDYIYEKLGIKPGQTTADGLFTLKTVECLGACGYAPMMQLGPDYREHLTKEKIDALIAEGKAKAN; encoded by the coding sequence ATGAAGTTTTCAGAAGAACAGTTGAAGAAAGTAGATGAGATGATCTCTCATTACCCCGAAGGCAAGCAAAAAAGTGCGTTGCTTCCATTGTTGCATTTTGTGCAGAAAGAAAATGGTGGTTGGCTGAGTTCGGAAGCAATGGATTATGCCGCGGAGTTATTAAAGATCGCTCCCATTGAAGTGTATGAAGTAGCTACATTCTACAGCATGTATAATTTGCAACCTGTAGGTAAAACAATATTTGAAGTTTGTCAAACAGGCCCGTGCATGTTGAGAGGAAGTGATGGTATTGTAGATTATATCTATGAGAAGCTGGGCATCAAACCCGGACAAACAACTGCTGATGGATTGTTTACCTTGAAAACCGTAGAATGTTTAGGTGCCTGTGGTTATGCACCGATGATGCAGTTGGGTCCTGATTACCGTGAACACCTGACCAAAGAAAAGATTGATGCATTGATTGCAGAAGGAAAAGCAAAAGCCAATTAA
- the nuoF gene encoding NADH-quinone oxidoreductase subunit NuoF, whose amino-acid sequence MGRKLLLDKAHIEGIRHYDVYRREGGYRSVEKALKTMSPEAVTEEVKKSGLRGRGGAGFPTGMKWSFLAKPEGVPRYLVVNADESEPGTFKDRYLMEFIPHLLIEGMITASYALGSNTSYIYIRGEYWWVKEILEVAVQEARNAGWLGKNILGSGFDCDIFVQPGAGAYICGEETALIESLEGKRGNPRIKPPFPAVKGLWGCPTVVNNVETIAAVVPIVNDGGDEYAKIGVGKSTGTKLISACGNLNKPGVYEIEMNISVEEFIYSDEYCGGIANGKRLKACIPGGSSVPILPANLLLKTAKGETRMMNYESLSDGGFATGSMMGSGGFIVMDEDQCVVKHTYTLARFYRHESCGQCSPCREGTGWMEKILLNIENGKGKMSDIDLLWDIQRKIEGNTICPLGDAAAWPVAAAIRHFRDEFEWHVTNPSDALKGNYGLANYAKPLEVAVPTA is encoded by the coding sequence ATGGGAAGAAAATTACTTTTAGACAAAGCGCATATCGAAGGCATCAGGCATTATGATGTGTATCGCCGTGAAGGTGGTTACCGCAGCGTGGAGAAAGCATTGAAAACAATGTCTCCCGAAGCAGTAACTGAAGAAGTAAAGAAAAGTGGATTACGTGGTCGTGGTGGGGCGGGTTTTCCAACAGGCATGAAATGGAGTTTCCTTGCCAAGCCCGAAGGTGTTCCCCGTTATTTGGTGGTGAATGCAGATGAGAGCGAACCAGGTACATTCAAAGATCGTTACCTCATGGAATTTATTCCGCATTTGTTGATTGAGGGAATGATCACCGCATCGTATGCATTAGGAAGCAACACTTCTTATATCTACATCCGTGGTGAATACTGGTGGGTGAAAGAAATTTTAGAAGTAGCCGTGCAGGAAGCACGCAATGCAGGTTGGTTAGGAAAAAATATTTTAGGCAGCGGATTCGATTGCGACATATTTGTGCAACCCGGTGCAGGTGCATATATCTGTGGTGAAGAAACGGCATTGATTGAAAGCTTGGAAGGTAAACGTGGTAACCCACGTATTAAACCTCCGTTCCCTGCGGTGAAAGGATTATGGGGTTGTCCAACGGTAGTAAACAATGTGGAGACCATTGCAGCAGTTGTTCCGATTGTGAATGATGGTGGTGATGAATATGCGAAGATTGGTGTTGGAAAATCAACAGGTACAAAATTGATTTCTGCATGCGGTAATTTAAACAAGCCGGGTGTGTATGAAATTGAAATGAATATTTCGGTGGAGGAGTTTATTTATAGTGATGAATATTGCGGCGGTATTGCAAACGGTAAAAGACTGAAAGCATGTATCCCCGGTGGTTCATCGGTTCCTATTCTTCCTGCAAATCTTTTGTTGAAAACAGCAAAAGGTGAAACAAGAATGATGAACTATGAAAGTTTGAGTGATGGTGGTTTTGCAACCGGCAGTATGATGGGTAGCGGTGGTTTTATTGTAATGGATGAAGATCAGTGTGTGGTAAAACACACCTATACATTGGCTCGTTTTTATCGTCATGAAAGTTGCGGACAATGTTCACCATGTCGTGAAGGAACAGGTTGGATGGAAAAGATTCTGCTCAACATTGAAAACGGAAAAGGAAAGATGAGTGATATTGATCTGTTGTGGGATATTCAACGCAAGATCGAAGGAAATACCATTTGTCCGTTAGGTGATGCAGCAGCGTGGCCCGTGGCAGCAGCCATCCGTCATTTCCGTGATGAGTTTGAATGGCATGTAACGAATCCATCCGATGCATTGAAAGGAAATTATGGTTTAGCGAATTATGCGAAGCCATTGGAGGTAGCAGTACCAACTGCATAA
- a CDS encoding 2Fe-2S iron-sulfur cluster-binding protein, which translates to MADEKKLFTVTIDNITVEVEPGTTILQAARKVGGDVAPPAMCYYTKLKDSGGKCRTCLVEVAAGSAADPRPMPKLVASCRTNVMDGMVVKNITSDRVIDARNGVVEFLLINHPLDCPICDQAGECHLQDLSYEHGKGASRYEFKRRTFDKHDLGPYIQLHMTRCILCYRCVYTADQVTNERKHGILMRGDHSEIATYIEKSLDNDFIGNVIDVCPVGALTDRTFRFKNRVWFTKPVDAHCNCDKCSGEVQLWMRGDEVLRVTARKDEWGEVKDTTKGETGWICNTCRFERKKASDWVIEGPSHVNRHSVISQGHYENGVKPSETIKKVMGGRDPKLLMNIKDVSEVNQVELSEIKGAATSESFKQLKKGN; encoded by the coding sequence ATGGCAGACGAAAAGAAATTATTTACAGTAACCATCGACAACATCACTGTTGAAGTGGAGCCGGGAACAACCATTCTGCAGGCTGCACGCAAAGTAGGTGGTGATGTGGCGCCGCCGGCGATGTGTTATTACACAAAGCTGAAAGATAGTGGTGGTAAATGCCGTACTTGTTTAGTGGAAGTGGCTGCAGGTTCTGCTGCTGATCCACGACCCATGCCTAAGTTGGTAGCAAGTTGCCGTACTAACGTCATGGACGGCATGGTGGTGAAAAATATTACCAGCGATCGTGTAATTGATGCAAGAAATGGCGTGGTTGAATTTTTGTTAATCAATCATCCGTTGGATTGTCCGATTTGCGACCAGGCGGGTGAATGTCATTTGCAGGATCTCAGTTACGAGCATGGCAAAGGCGCCAGCCGTTACGAGTTCAAACGGAGAACATTCGATAAGCATGATCTTGGTCCATACATTCAATTGCACATGACACGTTGCATTCTCTGCTATCGTTGTGTGTACACTGCCGACCAGGTTACGAATGAACGCAAACACGGTATCCTTATGCGTGGCGATCATTCTGAAATTGCAACGTATATCGAGAAGAGTTTAGATAATGATTTCATCGGTAATGTAATTGATGTTTGTCCGGTGGGTGCATTAACCGACAGAACATTCCGTTTCAAAAACCGTGTATGGTTTACCAAACCGGTAGATGCACATTGCAACTGTGATAAGTGCAGTGGTGAAGTGCAATTGTGGATGCGTGGTGATGAAGTGCTTCGTGTAACTGCACGTAAAGATGAGTGGGGTGAAGTAAAAGATACAACGAAAGGTGAAACGGGATGGATCTGCAATACGTGTCGTTTCGAACGGAAGAAAGCAAGCGACTGGGTCATTGAAGGACCGTCACATGTTAATCGCCATTCAGTGATTTCACAAGGCCATTATGAGAACGGAGTGAAACCGAGTGAAACAATCAAGAAAGTAATGGGCGGACGGGATCCGAAGTTGCTCATGAACATTAAAGATGTAAGTGAAGTGAACCAGGTGGAGTTGAGTGAAATAAAAGGAGCGGCAACATCGGAATCGTTTAAACAATTGAAGAAAGGAAATTAA
- the nuoH gene encoding NADH-quinone oxidoreductase subunit NuoH, which translates to MILLAVDWALVLEKFIFIAFIITVSLVVALYMTFGERKVAAWIQDRVGPNRAGPFGILQPLADGVKMFFKEEIIPTSSNKILFILGPSLAMITAMLTSAVIPWGDKVELFGRTISLQIADVNIGILYVFGILSLGVYGIMIGSWASNNKFSLMGGLRAASQIISYELAMGIALIALIMITGTLSLGEMVKQQQEGWWNFFVQPLGFFIFLVCAFAECNRTPFDLAEAENELIGGYHSEYSSLKLGFYLFAEYINMFISSAVMATLYFGGYDIIPFYDESAWGFSANIMALLGAAALFFKILVFIFIFMWVRWTIPRFRYDQLMNLGWKGLIPLSLFNMLVTAAVILFLKK; encoded by the coding sequence ATGATTTTATTAGCAGTTGATTGGGCATTGGTGCTGGAGAAATTCATCTTCATCGCATTCATCATCACCGTTTCATTGGTGGTTGCGCTGTACATGACGTTCGGCGAACGCAAAGTAGCGGCATGGATTCAGGATCGTGTTGGTCCCAACCGTGCAGGTCCGTTTGGTATATTACAACCATTGGCCGATGGTGTAAAGATGTTTTTCAAAGAAGAGATCATTCCCACTTCTTCCAATAAAATTTTATTTATTCTTGGTCCTTCATTGGCGATGATTACGGCCATGTTAACCAGCGCTGTTATTCCATGGGGCGACAAAGTAGAATTATTCGGACGCACCATCTCCTTGCAGATTGCTGATGTAAATATTGGTATCCTGTATGTGTTTGGTATTTTGAGTTTGGGTGTATATGGAATTATGATCGGTTCATGGGCGAGTAACAACAAGTTCTCGTTAATGGGTGGTTTGCGTGCAGCATCACAGATCATTTCGTATGAACTGGCGATGGGTATCGCATTGATCGCTTTGATTATGATCACCGGAACATTGAGTCTTGGTGAAATGGTGAAGCAACAACAGGAAGGCTGGTGGAACTTTTTTGTGCAACCACTCGGCTTTTTCATTTTCTTAGTGTGTGCGTTTGCGGAATGTAACCGTACGCCTTTCGATCTGGCTGAAGCAGAGAACGAATTGATCGGTGGCTACCACTCTGAATATTCAAGTTTGAAATTGGGTTTCTATTTGTTTGCTGAGTACATCAATATGTTCATCAGCAGTGCAGTGATGGCCACTTTGTATTTTGGCGGCTATGATATCATTCCATTCTATGATGAAAGTGCATGGGGTTTTTCAGCCAATATTATGGCGTTGTTAGGTGCTGCTGCATTATTCTTTAAGATTCTTGTTTTCATTTTCATATTCATGTGGGTACGTTGGACGATTCCAAGATTCCGTTACGATCAGTTGATGAACCTCGGTTGGAAAGGATTGATTCCGCTTTCGTTGTTCAACATGCTCGTTACAGCAGCGGTGATTTTATTTTTGAAGAAATGA
- the nuoI gene encoding NADH-quinone oxidoreductase subunit NuoI, with product MQLTNKAKLVDRKPLSIAEKIYLPAILKGMGITFSHIFKKKVTIQYPEQTRPFSPVFRGLHILNRDEEGRENCTACGLCAVACPAEAITMDAAERLPGEEHLYREEKYAAKYEINMLRCIFCGLCEEACPKDAIYLTETFAPANYSRQSFIYGKDNLVIPHPKENPEAFTKAKGLIDERKAKANQQTA from the coding sequence ATGCAATTAACAAACAAAGCAAAACTGGTAGACCGTAAGCCGTTGAGCATTGCAGAAAAGATTTATCTGCCTGCAATTCTTAAGGGAATGGGTATTACGTTTTCGCATATTTTTAAAAAGAAGGTAACGATTCAATACCCGGAACAAACACGGCCATTCAGTCCTGTGTTTCGTGGTTTGCATATTCTGAACCGTGATGAAGAAGGACGTGAAAATTGTACGGCCTGTGGACTGTGTGCAGTAGCTTGCCCGGCAGAAGCCATTACAATGGATGCGGCAGAACGTTTGCCCGGCGAAGAACATTTATATCGTGAAGAAAAATATGCAGCAAAGTATGAGATCAATATGCTGCGTTGTATTTTCTGTGGTTTGTGTGAAGAGGCTTGTCCGAAAGATGCGATCTATTTAACCGAAACATTTGCACCTGCGAATTACAGCAGACAAAGTTTTATATATGGTAAAGACAACCTGGTGATTCCTCATCCAAAGGAAAACCCGGAAGCATTTACCAAAGCGAAAGGATTAATTGACGAACGAAAGGCGAAAGCCAATCAACAGACTGCATAA
- a CDS encoding NADH-quinone oxidoreductase subunit J family protein — protein MSITEILFWFLSAMALGGALMMVTSKNPVYSVLWLIVVFFAISGHYILLNAQFLAVVNIIVYAGAIMVLFLFVIMLMNMNADNEPQKNKWLKIAGAVAGGSLMLVFVAALRQTETLQAQQVNMGGEAGLIKTLGKTLFTDYVLPFEISSVLFLSAMVGAVVIGKKGD, from the coding sequence ATGAGCATTACTGAAATTCTATTCTGGTTCCTCAGTGCAATGGCACTTGGCGGAGCATTGATGATGGTTACCAGCAAAAACCCGGTGTATAGTGTACTGTGGTTGATTGTTGTATTCTTTGCAATTTCCGGTCATTATATTTTATTGAACGCACAGTTTCTTGCAGTGGTGAACATCATTGTATATGCAGGGGCTATCATGGTATTGTTCCTCTTCGTGATCATGCTCATGAACATGAATGCAGATAATGAACCACAGAAAAATAAATGGCTGAAAATAGCCGGCGCTGTTGCAGGTGGTAGTTTAATGTTGGTGTTTGTAGCTGCTTTGAGGCAAACAGAAACCTTGCAGGCGCAACAGGTGAACATGGGCGGTGAAGCAGGATTAATTAAAACATTGGGTAAAACATTGTTTACCGATTATGTATTACCATTCGAAATCAGCAGTGTGTTGTTTTTAAGTGCGATGGTAGGTGCAGTGGTTATAGGGAAGAAAGGAGATTAA
- the nuoK gene encoding NADH-quinone oxidoreductase subunit NuoK, which yields MPINYYIILAVALFSIGVAGVLTRRNAIIIFMCIELMLNAVNLLLVAFSKMHYANAIAADPSAVAGTEAQLFVFFIMVVAAAEVSVGLAIIVMMYRNIHSVDVNFLNRLKH from the coding sequence ATGCCGATCAATTATTATATCATTCTTGCAGTTGCGTTATTCAGCATTGGAGTAGCGGGTGTGTTAACACGCCGCAATGCGATCATCATTTTTATGTGTATTGAATTAATGCTGAATGCGGTAAACCTGTTGCTGGTTGCATTTTCAAAAATGCATTATGCCAATGCAATAGCTGCTGATCCTTCTGCAGTTGCAGGGACAGAAGCACAATTGTTTGTATTCTTTATCATGGTGGTGGCTGCAGCGGAGGTGAGTGTGGGACTGGCCATTATTGTGATGATGTACAGGAATATTCACAGTGTGGATGTAAACTTTTTGAACAGACTTAAACATTAA
- the nuoL gene encoding NADH-quinone oxidoreductase subunit L — protein sequence MNSIIDLVYLVPLFPLIGFLINGLGRKNLSKSLSGIIGSGVILASFIVSLLIFNETRAEGFTAITVNLFEFINVAGLNIPFAFQVDQLSALFLLIITGVGFLIHVYSTSYMHEEAPHHYARYFAYLNLFVFSMLLLVLGANYLIMFIGWEGVGLCSYLLIGYWFKNNEYGNAARKAFVMNRIGDLGFLLGLFFIIQQFGSLTYSEVFANAQGTDTAILTVITLLLFVGATGKSAQIPLYTWLPDAMAGPTPVSALIHAATMVTAGIYMIARSNILYTLAPVSQTVVTVIGLATAILAATIAIKQNDIKKVLAYSTVSQLGYMFLGLGVGAYTGAVFHVMTHAFFKALLFLGAGSVIHAMHHEQDIRKMGGLAKKLPTTHWTFLAGCIAIAGIPPFSGFFSKDEILVHAFAANPVYYVIGLAGALMTAFYMFRLYAMTFRGTFRGTHEQEHHLHESPWQMTMPLVVLAVLAIVAGFVGIPELFAADAHKLEHYLAPVFKASTELAEAHHVEHSTEYILLAVSITLIVLSILYALNRFSKKPETGEAEGFGKVLANKWYVDELYNSIITKPLNGLGAFTNRFIEKSSIDGIVNGVGKSVQWGGRQLRLMQSGQVGSYVLWMVLGILILFVITITILK from the coding sequence ATGAACAGTATTATCGACTTGGTTTATTTGGTTCCTTTGTTTCCGTTGATTGGTTTTCTGATCAATGGATTAGGCAGGAAGAATCTCAGCAAATCGCTCAGCGGCATTATTGGCAGCGGGGTGATCCTTGCATCATTCATTGTGAGTTTGCTGATCTTTAACGAAACAAGAGCCGAAGGTTTTACAGCTATAACCGTAAACCTGTTTGAGTTTATTAATGTAGCCGGGCTGAATATTCCTTTCGCTTTCCAGGTTGATCAGTTATCAGCTTTATTTCTTTTGATCATTACCGGTGTTGGTTTTCTCATTCATGTGTATTCTACTTCTTATATGCATGAAGAAGCACCACATCATTATGCACGCTACTTCGCTTACCTGAATTTATTTGTGTTCAGTATGTTGTTGCTGGTGCTGGGTGCGAACTATCTCATCATGTTCATTGGATGGGAAGGTGTTGGTCTTTGTTCCTATTTACTTATCGGTTACTGGTTTAAGAATAATGAATATGGCAATGCTGCACGCAAAGCCTTTGTGATGAACCGTATTGGCGATCTTGGTTTTTTATTAGGCTTGTTCTTCATCATTCAACAGTTTGGATCATTAACGTATAGCGAGGTATTTGCAAATGCACAGGGAACTGATACCGCTATTCTAACTGTCATTACCTTGTTATTGTTTGTTGGTGCAACCGGTAAGAGTGCACAGATTCCATTGTACACATGGTTGCCTGATGCGATGGCGGGTCCAACACCTGTATCTGCCTTGATCCATGCTGCAACGATGGTGACTGCAGGTATCTACATGATTGCACGCAGTAATATTCTTTACACTCTTGCACCTGTTTCACAAACAGTAGTTACAGTTATTGGATTAGCAACAGCTATCCTTGCTGCAACTATCGCTATCAAACAAAACGATATTAAAAAAGTACTGGCTTATTCAACAGTAAGTCAGTTAGGTTATATGTTCCTTGGTTTAGGTGTAGGTGCTTACACCGGTGCGGTGTTTCATGTAATGACACATGCATTCTTCAAAGCATTGTTGTTCTTAGGTGCAGGTAGCGTTATTCATGCCATGCATCACGAGCAAGACATCCGTAAGATGGGTGGCCTGGCGAAAAAACTTCCAACAACACACTGGACTTTCCTGGCAGGTTGTATTGCTATTGCAGGTATTCCTCCGTTCAGTGGATTCTTTTCAAAAGACGAAATTTTAGTGCATGCATTTGCTGCGAATCCTGTTTACTATGTCATCGGTTTAGCAGGTGCATTGATGACTGCTTTCTATATGTTCCGATTATACGCCATGACGTTTAGAGGAACATTCCGTGGTACACATGAGCAGGAACATCACTTGCATGAAAGTCCATGGCAAATGACGATGCCGTTAGTGGTGTTGGCAGTGTTGGCGATCGTTGCAGGTTTTGTTGGTATTCCTGAATTGTTTGCTGCTGATGCACACAAGCTGGAGCATTACTTAGCTCCTGTATTTAAAGCCTCAACAGAACTTGCAGAAGCGCATCATGTAGAGCATTCAACTGAATATATTTTATTGGCCGTAAGTATAACACTCATTGTTCTTTCAATCCTCTATGCATTAAATCGTTTCAGCAAAAAACCTGAAACCGGCGAAGCAGAAGGGTTTGGAAAAGTGTTGGCCAACAAATGGTATGTAGATGAACTATACAACAGCATTATCACAAAACCATTGAATGGCTTGGGTGCATTTACAAATCGTTTTATTGAGAAAAGTAGTATTGATGGAATCGTAAACGGTGTAGGCAAGAGCGTACAGTGGGGTGGCCGTCAATTGCGGTTAATGCAAAGCGGACAAGTTGGTTCTTATGTACTGTGGATGGTGTTGGGCATTCTGATATTATTTGTAATCACAATTACAATCCTTAAATAA
- a CDS encoding complex I subunit 4 family protein has product MTALLLILVPLIGGLVTFFVKQESQVKLWSFVVSLVTLVAMSVNLLMHDEAGRSFTAEWLPMLGSSFALQMDGASTLLCFLTALCYPIIFASTWKSSYASPNSFYGLMLLAQAGITGVFLAADGLLFYFFWELALIPVYFLCSKWGGEKRIAVTFKFFIYTFIGSLLMLVGLLYMYYQTADASFSMQSLYAVKLSAEQQSWLFWLFFIAFAVKMPVFPFHTWQPDTYEQSPTAVTMVLSALMVKMGLFAVIRWLLPLFPDAAVQYDNVVIGLSVIGMIYASVLAMQQDDIKRLIAYSSIAHIGLMAAALFVNNESGLQGAMIQLFSHGVNVLGMWIVIELIERRFGTRKMSELGGLAQKAPGLTILLVIVALANVALPLTNAFIGEFLMFNGLFKFNVWYAAVGGLSIILSAIYTLRMIQKVFYGNENTLTATGEDINWFEKASLAVIVVAIFVMGVYPKPVFELTTDTVTLILGVFK; this is encoded by the coding sequence ATGACTGCATTATTGTTGATATTGGTTCCGTTAATTGGTGGTCTTGTTACTTTTTTCGTGAAACAGGAAAGCCAGGTAAAGCTCTGGAGTTTTGTGGTATCGCTGGTTACGTTGGTAGCTATGAGTGTTAACCTGTTGATGCATGATGAAGCTGGCAGAAGCTTTACAGCTGAGTGGTTACCGATGCTCGGCTCATCGTTTGCTTTGCAGATGGATGGTGCCAGCACATTACTTTGTTTCCTCACTGCACTTTGTTATCCCATCATCTTTGCTTCTACGTGGAAAAGCAGTTATGCATCGCCCAATAGTTTCTATGGATTGATGTTGCTGGCACAAGCCGGTATTACCGGCGTTTTCCTTGCAGCTGATGGATTATTGTTCTACTTCTTCTGGGAGTTGGCATTGATCCCTGTGTATTTTCTCTGCAGCAAATGGGGTGGTGAAAAACGAATTGCAGTTACATTTAAATTCTTCATTTATACATTCATTGGTTCACTGTTGATGCTGGTTGGTTTGTTGTACATGTACTATCAAACTGCCGATGCATCATTCTCCATGCAATCATTGTATGCAGTGAAATTGAGTGCTGAGCAACAGTCGTGGTTATTCTGGTTGTTCTTTATTGCTTTCGCTGTAAAGATGCCGGTGTTTCCTTTTCACACATGGCAGCCCGATACTTATGAACAATCACCCACAGCTGTAACCATGGTGTTGAGTGCATTGATGGTGAAGATGGGTTTGTTTGCAGTAATCCGTTGGTTGTTGCCTTTGTTTCCTGATGCTGCTGTGCAATACGATAACGTAGTGATTGGTTTAAGTGTGATTGGTATGATCTACGCAAGTGTTCTTGCCATGCAACAGGACGATATTAAACGTTTGATCGCTTATTCTTCTATTGCACATATTGGCTTGATGGCTGCTGCATTGTTTGTAAACAACGAAAGTGGTTTGCAAGGTGCAATGATCCAGTTGTTCAGTCATGGTGTGAATGTGTTGGGTATGTGGATCGTCATTGAACTGATTGAACGTCGCTTTGGTACACGTAAGATGAGTGAGTTGGGCGGTCTTGCACAAAAGGCGCCGGGCTTAACGATTTTATTGGTGATTGTTGCATTGGCAAACGTGGCATTACCATTGACCAATGCATTCATTGGTGAATTCTTAATGTTCAACGGTTTGTTCAAATTCAATGTATGGTATGCGGCTGTTGGTGGGTTAAGCATTATCCTAAGTGCGATCTATACATTGCGTATGATCCAGAAAGTATTTTACGGAAACGAAAACACATTAACAGCAACGGGAGAAGATATCAACTGGTTTGAAAAAGCAAGTCTGGCTGTAATTGTTGTGGCCATTTTTGTAATGGGGGTTTATCCCAAACCTGTATTTGAATTAACAACAGATACTGTAACCTTGATACTTGGTGTGTTTAAATAA